CTAAATTCACGTCCAGGATGTATTACACGTATCCGTGTAATCATTTATCAGTTGATAGGTCAAGTAATCAATTGCGCATTGCTAATCTCTCATGTAATTGCAGCGTGTTTGGTTTCTCATTGGCTAGCGCACATCGGTTTGAAGCAACGAAGACCAGCTTATGCGGTTTTTACTTGGAGATTGGAGCTTATGACGAAATTTGTAACTTTCAATTCCATTTGTCATATTTCCgctcttttattcttttttatccaCTCCCATACATGTACCTAAAGTTGCCTTCGTATGCATCCCAATATTCTATCACTTTCCTCTTTTCTCTGGTATTATACCGAAGAAAAATATGGTAGGTGAAAacgaaaattaataaacataactgagaaataaattaaaattaaaatagtaatttgaaaatagaagataaaaaaaaatatacatataggTAAACAATAACagtaaatttaaccattttttgaattatttctagttctttctcttttttatctttttaaatacttcagctcatttttatttatctcgTTGACGAGTTAACCTAGTTATGTAAGAGCTTGGATTGAATACCTAAGCCTTCATTTGCCTCTTACAAGAAGTTGACCGGACGATTCTCCTGGGTTTAATTGGAAAAGAAAGTCCTGAagataatgataaaagaaaagaaagtcaCGTCACTGTGCTAATCACAGTATTAGTAAgggaaaatatctttttaacaactcttttttaacaattttttgacaacacagacgtggtggcttatgattggttcgttttaaatatttttctgaaaacaaattcaaacagaCCAATAAAGCAATGACACATGAcccattgtcaaaaaattgttaaaatttgttgttaaaatatcatgatCCATTAGTAAGAGagtaaaaacaagaaataatCTACCCATACCAAgatataacataattttattacgTTGCGcgtttaattattatattgtttaaaaaaatatattttagaatgttATTACACGTATTTATGATAGATTATGGACTGCTTTGGTGCCCTTTGCTATCataaacataataatactataaataaataaaattagtaataataaataaaatatctcacctttcttttcaatttcatcatctatCTCGCTTAAAAACAAAGGCTCCAGGAATACGCTGATGCGTTATGCCTTCTATTTCTtacctattaaaaaaataaaggtttaatacatcatttggtccttacttttgggggttttgttcaaaatgatcccaccttttgaaaaagttcagtaaaGTCCcatattttggtttaaaatgttcaattcggtcCTTTTCGTGGACGGCGTTAGAAACTTAACAGTGGTGGTGCTACTGTGGCGAAATTTGAGTGAGCTGTCATGTTTTGATGGTTACGTGGCACTGTAAATTGGGGAAATATCCTAAATTGGGGAAAACCCTAAAGTTTTaataaccctaaaccctaaattagaatcagaaaccctaaattaaGGAAAAATCCCCAATATCAAAACCCCGACCCTCAACCGGTTAGTCTTGCTCATATTTCCCTCCAACAGCACCGCAAGGGACTAAGGGATAGGAGAATGAGACTTTCTCTTAATGTTGCAAGGAGGTTTTTTGGTTTGCAAGATATGTTGGGCTTTGACAAAGCTAGCAATACCATGGAGTGGCTGCTGAACCAAGCAAAAGCTGAAATCAATCGTCtagcaaaggagaaaaagaagtagaagaagagtGTTCACCGTAGTTGCTGTAGTGCTGATTCGGAATGTGAAGAAGGTATGTCTAGTCTGGATGAGGTTGCAGGGAGTAGAAATGAAGAAGCAGGAGAAGATTGGGGATTTTTCCCCAATTTAGGGCTTCTGATTCTAATTTCCACTTTAGGGTCCCCAATTTAGGATATTTCCCCAATTTATAGTGCCACGTAACCATCAAAACATAACAGCTCACTCAAATTTCGCCACAGTGGCACTACTATCGTTAAGTTTCTAACGCCGTCCAcgaaaaggaccaaattgaacattttaaatcaaaatatggGACCTTActaaactttttcaaaagatgggacaattttgaacaaaacccccaaaagtagggaccaaatgatgtattaaaccaaaaataaacaaataaaaatactttaattaaattttaagtatttcataaattagaataattttaattgaactcttattgaaaaatattttctaaatatttaatatttttctattttttagtattttactgttgaaataaaaatcaaaatattattttaaacattcaaTAACTCAATTCAAAAACCTCTATCACGTAAAACTACACCAAAATATTAGATATTTGAtccagtttttcttttttaaccgGAGAGGATCTTTTTCCCAATTGTTTAAATTAGCAATCGCACACAGATCCAAAAGAAGAATCTCGTACCCTGCTCTGAGGCAAGTGGCACTTCCACAAGTGCCACGCATGTTGTTTATCTTTCATGCTGCAACACGGTTTCACGCCATCAGATTTTCATGCGTATATAATAACATGAAATCTAAGATTCTAGTTCCTGTTTTACGTTTCAGTTTCAAACTCACAAAAAGAACACAGTTTCCAAATAACGCTTCACTTTATCTCAATCTTAACACCCCAATGACCTCACtcaccttatatatatatatatattcaaacataCTTCTCACATCAAACTAAACATTACCAGAAGtctctttcttgtttttgctGTCATCTCAATTTCAGTCACTTATTTTTCATACCAGCTCTCTGATTATTGATTTTCAGTTTTTGCTGCTAATTCGGTAGATTTCAAGTCATGTCTGCACTGGTGGATATATGGACAAGCGAACAGTCCAAGCTAAGGGAAAAAGATGCTGCTTCCATTCAACACGAATCTGCTCAATCCCTCCAGAAAATGGTTCAGAACTCATCTGGGTTGGCTGAACTTGCTGCCAAACCCATGCAAGTTAACAAGCCAAGGTTGCTCTTTTCGGAGGCTTCACTTTCCATGCTTGTTCAATGTTTTAGCCCTTGAAGAAAGCAATAAATGCTTAACTCACTTTATTTCTTCCTTTCAAAGTTAGAATCATGTGtgttatgtatatatatatatatatatatatatatatatatatatatatatatatatatatatatatatatatatactgctCCTTCATATTTCTAATAAAATCACCtgtttggtttttcttttcttctcttaattTGACACCAAATCGTTTTGAAGTATATGTTTGATGATGAATCatcaatcaaattttgttaCTATTCGCTACCAATAACCTcgagtaaataaaatatatacactCATCGTGTAAAGGCATGTGGAGACTATGCTAATCATCGGTATAACCTCATACCAAGTTTACCACTTTCTATTAAACCAAGTTTAGATAAGGTTAGTcaaaaaaatagacaaaaaagAAAGTTTATTATTATCTATTCTGAGAGGAATGTTCTACCTGAATTCTGTAAAACTCGGTCCTTCTAGAGAAATGGAAAACCAGAACGCGTTATAATTAAGTATATTTAATCATACTAGCCACtcatagatatatatattttttggagGTGTTGTTGACTatgcttttaaaatatataactggGCATGTGTCAATTTCCATTGACTTGTTCCTTTCTTTTAGCAAATTACATTTTCATTCAAAGGAAGTtattaatatacataaaaatgCTTTTCAATTATTCAAAGGTGACATGACAACAGATACTTAAGGATTAAACACACGAACCATAGCTGTTGGTGTAGTTTGAAAAGTTCCACGCCGTCGTTGTTGTCCATTTCTTTTCTCAGCAATTTCCATTCCAACGTTTTGAATACGTTGTTCGATAAACCAAAACATTTGCCACTCTTTCCCTCGCAAGTCTTCTTCATATACTCTCTACCAATTGCCACTCACTTAGCTGTTTCCTAATTCAGATATTACGTCACAGAAAATGAGTGGCGGTGGAGGAACAGCATAAGCAGCATCAAGTTGTGTTGATTTGATCAGAGTGAAAAGGTTTGTTTCAGTTGGTTTTTGAAAGTTTTACTCTGGAATGATATATTACCGTACATGGCTTCGCTTCTGAAAAATCTACGTCCCGGTGTGCCTTCAGTTCATGATGCTGGTGGTGATTTCAGCTATGAGTACTCTTTTGCTGAGGAATACAAAGGCCCTCCTCTTGGCTACTCCGTCCCAGAAGTTCTTCCTTTCAACCTTGACCAAGTCCCGTTTGCGCCTGTTGCTCATTCTCCTCCTCACAACTTGTCCCTCCCAGTTATCCAACCCTTTAGAAAAACCAATGCAGAATTGGCTTCAAAAACTGCTTCTGTTTCTTCTGATCCACTGTCTCGCGAACAAGAGgatcatgatgatgatgacgacgacCCTTTAAACCCAAAACATGTTAAACGGCCCTCCGTGGTGACTTTTCGTAATCCTGAGACAAATGAGATAGTGGAGGATGAAGAGATTGTTGAACCTGCAGGTGGAGAAAGTAGTAGCAACAATAGTAAACGTGTGAGGCCGCATGCCGAGAGAGTTGGGAAGAAGGGTTCGTGCTATCGATGTCTTAAAGGGAGTCGTCTAACTGAGAGGGAGGTTTGCATTGTTTGCAGTGCAAAGTTTTGTCGCAACTGTGTGCTTAGAGTAATGGGGTCCATGCCTGAAGGCAGAAAATGTGTCACTTGCATTGGTCACAGAATTGATGAGAACAAGCGAGGGAGGCTTGGAAAACCTTCTCGGATGCTCAAGTACTTGTTGTCTAAGGGAGAAATGAAACAAATCATGAAGGATGAGATGTTTTGTGAAACAAATCAAATACCAGCAGAAGATGTTATTGTGAATGGAGAACCTCTTGACTGGGATCAGCTCACGCTGCTTTTGACCTGTTCAAACCCCCCAAAAGGATTGAAACCGGGTTTCTATTGGTATGATAAAGCATCTGGCTTTTGGGGAAAGGTGATCATCAACTCCAACCTTATTGATACTCTTTTTTGTTAGTTCAATCTGAGTGAAGCTTAATGAACTTGAACTTACCCTTTATACTTTTCACAAGCAAAGCTCAAATATGGTGTACTGCTTGATCCTGCAGGAAGGTCAACGACCTTGTCAAATTATTAGCCCACAGTTGGAAGTTGGGGGCCACTTGCAGAGAAATGCAAGCAATGGAAAGACAGAAGTAACTATAAATGGTCGAGAGATTACCAAAGAAGAGCTATGGATACTGAAGGTGGTTGTTGATCTGTGCACTTTCATAGTATACATTTTGAAACTGTTAAACTCAAGTGTCACTTTGTTTGATTGCAGTGGGCAAGAGTGCCATGTGATGGAACAACTGACTTTTGGGTGAGCCATGATGGATCATACATGGAAGTGGGACAGAAGAATGTGAAGGGGCATATATGGGAGAAGGTAATTGATGTTGTTTAGCTTTTCTTAAGCTATAAATCTCTTGTAAATGACTCTGGTATATGTGCATGTTTTTGACAGCCTACAGTGAAGTTTGCTTCTCTAATTCTATCCCTGCCAGTTCCTTGTAGTTCCTTAACTCCTTCTGGCGAAGGAGAAAGTGGAATTAGCAAACACAACATTGAACAGAAAATGCTTTACAAATATTTACTTGTCGGTTCTGTCAATTCTGGAACATGTACGATATATAAACAGGTAATATGCTGCTAGAGGGAATTATTTTGTCATGACATTGTTTGGTATCTCTCTGACATCTGAATAACTGTCTGTAATTTTTATGTTGAAGGCTTGAGTTTTGTGACACTTAGACTGAACCATTTATATTGCAGGCCAGGCTTCTGTATAATGTTCCTTTCTCTGAAACCGAGCTTCACAACATCAAGCTGGTAATTCAAAGAAACTTGTATAGGTACCTTGGTATCATACTAGAGGCGCGAGAAATTTTTGAGGAGAGTTTGTATAAAAAAAGTAACGAACAACATGTTGGTGAATCAACTTCTTCTGGTAATTGCTTTTCtttgaatatataaaaagataactGGGAGGTCTGCGCTGTCTGAATGAAGTGTTTATCCACATTTCATTGCAAACCTTTTCCTTTTGCATTCTTTTTGAACATCATAAAGCAAAAT
The Vigna angularis cultivar LongXiaoDou No.4 chromosome 5, ASM1680809v1, whole genome shotgun sequence genome window above contains:
- the LOC108338943 gene encoding extra-large guanine nucleotide-binding protein 1 isoform X2, which codes for MASLLKNLRPGVPSVHDAGGDFSYEYSFAEEYKGPPLGYSVPEVLPFNLDQVPFAPVAHSPPHNLSLPVIQPFRKTNAELASKTASVSSDPLSREQEDHDDDDDDPLNPKHVKRPSVVTFRNPETNEIVEDEEIVEPAGGESSSNNSKRVRPHAERVGKKGSCYRCLKGSRLTEREVCIVCSAKFCRNCVLRVMGSMPEGRKCVTCIGHRIDENKRGRLGKPSRMLKYLLSKGEMKQIMKDEMFCETNQIPAEDVIVNGEPLDWDQLTLLLTCSNPPKGLKPGFYWYDKASGFWGKEGQRPCQIISPQLEVGGHLQRNASNGKTEVTINGREITKEELWILKWARVPCDGTTDFWVSHDGSYMEVGQKNVKGHIWEKARLLYNVPFSETELHNIKLVIQRNLYRYLGIILEAREIFEESLYKKSNEQHVGESTSSGTTGEIIDTTTYSISPRLRTFSDWLLQYMMSGNLDEIFPAAAREYAPLVEELWRDAAIQATYNRRNEIKNLPQTASYFLERSVEISRIDYEPLDMDILYAEGITLSNGLSSMEFSFPVSAHEDSLDPVYRHDPLLRYQLIRVHPKSLGEKCKWLDMFEDTDVVLFSVALTDYDEYTVDSKGAVTNKILAARHLFQNIITHRVFSNTKFLLILTKFDLFEEKIEQVPLTQCEWFLDFDPVISHNHKTASISKRSNHPPLAQRAFQYIGMKFKSWFNSLTGRKLFVSLVSGLEPSTVDEALRYAREVMVWQKWDPSLRNEKSEITSTTFEASSEEKYNNYNQP
- the LOC108338943 gene encoding extra-large guanine nucleotide-binding protein 1 isoform X1 — protein: MASLLKNLRPGVPSVHDAGGDFSYEYSFAEEYKGPPLGYSVPEVLPFNLDQVPFAPVAHSPPHNLSLPVIQPFRKTNAELASKTASVSSDPLSREQEDHDDDDDDPLNPKHVKRPSVVTFRNPETNEIVEDEEIVEPAGGESSSNNSKRVRPHAERVGKKGSCYRCLKGSRLTEREVCIVCSAKFCRNCVLRVMGSMPEGRKCVTCIGHRIDENKRGRLGKPSRMLKYLLSKGEMKQIMKDEMFCETNQIPAEDVIVNGEPLDWDQLTLLLTCSNPPKGLKPGFYWYDKASGFWGKEGQRPCQIISPQLEVGGHLQRNASNGKTEVTINGREITKEELWILKWARVPCDGTTDFWVSHDGSYMEVGQKNVKGHIWEKPTVKFASLILSLPVPCSSLTPSGEGESGISKHNIEQKMLYKYLLVGSVNSGTCTIYKQARLLYNVPFSETELHNIKLVIQRNLYRYLGIILEAREIFEESLYKKSNEQHVGESTSSGTTGEIIDTTTYSISPRLRTFSDWLLQYMMSGNLDEIFPAAAREYAPLVEELWRDAAIQATYNRRNEIKNLPQTASYFLERSVEISRIDYEPLDMDILYAEGITLSNGLSSMEFSFPVSAHEDSLDPVYRHDPLLRYQLIRVHPKSLGEKCKWLDMFEDTDVVLFSVALTDYDEYTVDSKGAVTNKILAARHLFQNIITHRVFSNTKFLLILTKFDLFEEKIEQVPLTQCEWFLDFDPVISHNHKTASISKRSNHPPLAQRAFQYIGMKFKSWFNSLTGRKLFVSLVSGLEPSTVDEALRYAREVMVWQKWDPSLRNEKSEITSTTFEASSEEKYNNYNQP